The following are encoded in a window of Oncorhynchus keta strain PuntledgeMale-10-30-2019 chromosome 10, Oket_V2, whole genome shotgun sequence genomic DNA:
- the LOC127932534 gene encoding uncharacterized protein LOC127932534 isoform X4, with the protein MKGEVTAIDEYGDSRNGLVMKGEVTAIDEYGDSRNGLVMKGEVTAIDEYGDSRNGLVMKGEVTAIDEYGDSRNGLVMKGEVTAIDEYGDSRNGLVMKGEVTAIDEYGDSRNGLVMKGEVTAIDEYGDSRNGLVMKGEVTAIDEHGDSRNGLVMKGEVTAIDEYGDSRNGLVMKGEVTGIDEYGDSRNGLVMKGEVTAIDEYGDSRNGLVMKGEVTAIDEYGDSRNGLVMKGEVTAIDEYGDSRNGLVMKGEVTAIDEYGDSRNGLVMKGEVTAIDEYGDSRNGLVMKGEVTAIDEYGDSRNGLVMKGEVTAIDEHGDSRNGLVMKGEVTAIDEYGDSRNGLVMKGEVTAIDEYGDSRNGLVMKGEVTAIDEYGDSRNGLVMKGEVTAIDEYGDSRNGLVMKGEVTAIDEYGDSRNGLVMKGEVTAIDEYGDSRNGLVMKGEVTAIDEYGDSRNGLVMKGEVTAIDEYGDSRNGLVMKGEVTAIDEYGDSRNGLVMKGEVTAIDEYGDSRNGLVMKGEVTAIDEYGDSRNGLVMKGEVTAIDEYGDSRNGLVMKGEVTAIDEHGDSRNGLVMKGEVTAIDEHGDSRNGLVMKGEVTAIDEYGDSKNGLVMKGEVTAIDEYEDSKNGLVMKYMNRLRCSPAMGHQASLTNTGLLVFFYVEITLNV; encoded by the exons ATGAAGGGAGAGGTGACTGCCATCGATGAATATGGAGACTCCAGAAATGGTTTGGTGATGAAGGGAGAGGTGACTGCCATCGATGAATATGGAGACTCCAGAAATGGTTTGGTGATGAAGGGAGAG GTGACTGCCATAGATGAATATGGAGACTCCAGAAATGGTTTGGTGATGAAGGGAGAG gtgaCTGCCATAGATGAATATGGAGACTCCAGAAATGGTTTGGTGATGAAGGGAGAGGTGACTGCCATAGATGAATATGGAGACTCCAGAAATGGTTTGGTGATGAAGGGAGAGGTGACTGCCATAGATGAATATGGAGACTCCAGAAATGGTTTGGTGATGAAGGGAGAGGTGACTGCCATAGATGAATATGGAGACTCCAGAAATGGTTTGGTGATGAAGGGAGAGGTGACTGCCATAGATGAACATGGAGACTCCAGAAATGGTTTG GTGATGAAGGGAGAGGTGACTGCCATAGATGAATATGGAGACTCCAGAAATGGTTTGGTGATGAAGGGAGAG GTGACTGGCATAGATGAATATGGAGACTCCAGAAATGGTTTGGTGATGAAGGGAGAGGTGACTGCCATAGATGAATATGGAGACTCCAGAAATGGTTTGGTGATGAAGGGAGAG GTGACTGCCATAGATGAATATGGAGACTCCAGAAATGGTTTGGTGATGAAGGGAGAGGTGACTGCCATAGATGAATATGGAGACTCCAGAAATGGTTTGGTGATGAAGGGAGAGGTGACTGCCATCGATGAATATGGAGACTCCAGAAATGGTTTGGTGATGAAGGGAGAGGTGACTGCCATCGATGAATATGGAGACTCCAGAAATGGTTTG GTGATGAAGGGAGAGGTGACTGCCATAGATGAATATGGAGACTCCAGAAATGGTTTGGTGATGAAGGGAGAGGTGACTGCCATAGATGAACATGGAGACTCCAGAAATGGTTTGGTGATGAAGGGAGAGGTGACTGCCATCGATGAATATGGAGACTCCAGAAATGGTTTGGTGATGAAGGGAGAGGTGACTGCCATCGATGAATATGGAGACTCCAGAAATGGTTTGGTGATGAAGGGAGAGGTGACTGCCATCGATGAATATGGAGACTCCAGAAATGGTTTGGTGATGAAGGGAGAGGTGACTGCCATCGATGAATATGGAGACTCCAGAAATGGTTTGGTGATGAAGGGAGAGGTGACTGCCATCGATGAATATGGAGACTCCAGAAATGGTTTGGTGATGAAGGGAGAGGTGACTGCCATCGATGAATATGGAGACTCCAGAAATGGTTTGGTGATGAAGGGAGAGGTGACTGCCATCGATGAATATGGAGACTCCAGAAATGGTTTGGTGATGAAGGGAGAGGTGACTGCCATCGATGAATATGGAGACTCCAGAAATGGTTTGGTGATGAAGGGAGAGGTGACTGCCATAGATGAATATGGAGACTCCAGAAATGGTTTGGTGATGAAGGGAGAGGTGACTGCCATCGATGAATATGGAGACTCCAGAAATGGTTTGGTGATGAAGGGAGAGGTGACTGCCATAGATGAATATGGAGACTCCAGAAATGGTTTGGTGATGAAGGGAGAGGTGACTGCCATAGATGAATATGGAGACTCCAGAAATGGTTTGGTGATGAAGGGAGAG GTGACTGCCATAGATGAACATGGAGACTCCAGAAATGGTTTGGTGATGAAGGGAGAG GTGACTGCCATAGATGAACATGGAGACTCCAGAAATGGTTTGGTGATGAAGGGAGAGGTGACTGCCATAGATGAATATGGAGACTCCAAAAATGGTTTGGTGATGAAGGGAGAGGTGACTGCCATAGATGAATATGAAGACTCCAAAAATGGTTTGGTGATGAAGTATATGAACCGTTTACGTTGCTCCCCAGCAATGGGGCATCAAGCATCACTTACTAACACAGGACTATTGGTGTTTTTCTATGTCGAAATTACTTTAAATGTATAA
- the LOC127932534 gene encoding uncharacterized protein LOC127932534 isoform X40, with translation MKGEVTAIDEYGDSRNGLVMKGEVTAIDEYGDSRNGLVMKGEVTGIDEYGDSRNGLVMKGEVTAIDEYGDSRNGLVMKGEVTAIDEYGDSRNGLVMKGEVTAIDEYGDSRNGLVMKGEVTAIDEYGDSRNGLVMKGEVTAIDEYGDSRNGLVMKGEVTAIDEHGDSRNGLVMKGEVTAIDEYGDSRNGLVMKGEVTAIDEHGDSRNGLVMKGEVTAIDEYGDSRNGLVMKGEVTAIDEYGDSRNGLVMKGEVTAIDEYGDSRNGLVMKGEVTAIDEYGDSRNGLVMKGEVTAIDEYGDSRNGLVMKGEVTAIDEYGDSRNGLVMKGEVTAIDEYGDSRNGLVMKGEVTAIDEYGDSRNGLVMKGEVTAIDEYGDSRNGLVMKGEVTAIDEYGDSRNGLVMKGEVTAIDEYGDSRNGLVMKGEVTAIDEYGDSRNGLVMKGEVTAIDEHGDSRNGLVMKGEVTAIDEHGDSRNGLVMKGEVTAIDEYGDSKNGLVMKGEVTAIDEYEDSKNGLVMKYMNRLRCSPAMGHQASLTNTGLLVFFYVEITLNV, from the exons ATGAAGGGAGAGGTGACTGCCATCGATGAATATGGAGACTCCAGAAATGGTTTG GTGATGAAGGGAGAGGTGACTGCCATAGATGAATATGGAGACTCCAGAAATGGTTTGGTGATGAAGGGAGAG GTGACTGGCATAGATGAATATGGAGACTCCAGAAATGGTTTGGTGATGAAGGGAGAGGTGACTGCCATAGATGAATATGGAGACTCCAGAAATGGTTTGGTGATGAAGGGAGAG GTGACTGCCATAGATGAATATGGAGACTCCAGAAATGGTTTGGTGATGAAGGGAGAGGTGACTGCCATAGATGAATATGGAGACTCCAGAAATGGTTTGGTGATGAAGGGAGAGGTGACTGCCATCGATGAATATGGAGACTCCAGAAATGGTTTGGTGATGAAGGGAGAGGTGACTGCCATCGATGAATATGGAGACTCCAGAAATGGTTTGGTGATGAAGGGAGAGGTGACTGCCATAGATGAACATGGAGACTCCAGAAATGGTTTG GTGATGAAGGGAGAGGTGACTGCCATAGATGAATATGGAGACTCCAGAAATGGTTTGGTGATGAAGGGAGAGGTGACTGCCATAGATGAACATGGAGACTCCAGAAATGGTTTGGTGATGAAGGGAGAGGTGACTGCCATCGATGAATATGGAGACTCCAGAAATGGTTTGGTGATGAAGGGAGAGGTGACTGCCATCGATGAATATGGAGACTCCAGAAATGGTTTGGTGATGAAGGGAGAGGTGACTGCCATCGATGAATATGGAGACTCCAGAAATGGTTTGGTGATGAAGGGAGAGGTGACTGCCATCGATGAATATGGAGACTCCAGAAATGGTTTGGTGATGAAGGGAGAGGTGACTGCCATCGATGAATATGGAGACTCCAGAAATGGTTTGGTGATGAAGGGAGAGGTGACTGCCATCGATGAATATGGAGACTCCAGAAATGGTTTGGTGATGAAGGGAGAGGTGACTGCCATCGATGAATATGGAGACTCCAGAAATGGTTTGGTGATGAAGGGAGAGGTGACTGCCATCGATGAATATGGAGACTCCAGAAATGGTTTGGTGATGAAGGGAGAGGTGACTGCCATAGATGAATATGGAGACTCCAGAAATGGTTTGGTGATGAAGGGAGAGGTGACTGCCATCGATGAATATGGAGACTCCAGAAATGGTTTGGTGATGAAGGGAGAGGTGACTGCCATAGATGAATATGGAGACTCCAGAAATGGTTTGGTGATGAAGGGAGAGGTGACTGCCATAGATGAATATGGAGACTCCAGAAATGGTTTGGTGATGAAGGGAGAG GTGACTGCCATAGATGAACATGGAGACTCCAGAAATGGTTTGGTGATGAAGGGAGAG GTGACTGCCATAGATGAACATGGAGACTCCAGAAATGGTTTGGTGATGAAGGGAGAGGTGACTGCCATAGATGAATATGGAGACTCCAAAAATGGTTTGGTGATGAAGGGAGAGGTGACTGCCATAGATGAATATGAAGACTCCAAAAATGGTTTGGTGATGAAGTATATGAACCGTTTACGTTGCTCCCCAGCAATGGGGCATCAAGCATCACTTACTAACACAGGACTATTGGTGTTTTTCTATGTCGAAATTACTTTAAATGTATAA
- the LOC127932534 gene encoding uncharacterized protein LOC127932534 isoform X38: MKGEVTAIDEYGDSRNGLVMKGEVTAIDEHGDSRNGLVMKGEVTAIDEYGDSRNGLVMKGEVTGIDEYGDSRNGLVMKGEVTAIDEYGDSRNGLVMKGEVTAIDEYGDSRNGLVMKGEVTAIDEYGDSRNGLVMKGEVTAIDEYGDSRNGLVMKGEVTAIDEYGDSRNGLVMKGEVTAIDEHGDSRNGLVMKGEVTAIDEYGDSRNGLVMKGEVTAIDEHGDSRNGLVMKGEVTAIDEYGDSRNGLVMKGEVTAIDEYGDSRNGLVMKGEVTAIDEYGDSRNGLVMKGEVTAIDEYGDSRNGLVMKGEVTAIDEYGDSRNGLVMKGEVTAIDEYGDSRNGLVMKGEVTAIDEYGDSRNGLVMKGEVTAIDEYGDSRNGLVMKGEVTAIDEYGDSRNGLVMKGEVTAIDEYGDSRNGLVMKGEVTAIDEYGDSRNGLVMKGEVTAIDEYGDSRNGLVMKGEVTAIDEHGDSRNGLVMKGEVTAIDEHGDSRNGLVMKGEVTAIDEYGDSKNGLVMKGEVTAIDEYEDSKNGLVMKYMNRLRCSPAMGHQASLTNTGLLVFFYVEITLNV, encoded by the exons ATGAAGGGAGAG GTGACTGCCATAGATGAATATGGAGACTCCAGAAATGGTTTGGTGATGAAGGGAGAGGTGACTGCCATAGATGAACATGGAGACTCCAGAAATGGTTTG GTGATGAAGGGAGAGGTGACTGCCATAGATGAATATGGAGACTCCAGAAATGGTTTGGTGATGAAGGGAGAG GTGACTGGCATAGATGAATATGGAGACTCCAGAAATGGTTTGGTGATGAAGGGAGAGGTGACTGCCATAGATGAATATGGAGACTCCAGAAATGGTTTGGTGATGAAGGGAGAG GTGACTGCCATAGATGAATATGGAGACTCCAGAAATGGTTTGGTGATGAAGGGAGAGGTGACTGCCATAGATGAATATGGAGACTCCAGAAATGGTTTGGTGATGAAGGGAGAGGTGACTGCCATCGATGAATATGGAGACTCCAGAAATGGTTTGGTGATGAAGGGAGAGGTGACTGCCATCGATGAATATGGAGACTCCAGAAATGGTTTGGTGATGAAGGGAGAGGTGACTGCCATAGATGAACATGGAGACTCCAGAAATGGTTTG GTGATGAAGGGAGAGGTGACTGCCATAGATGAATATGGAGACTCCAGAAATGGTTTGGTGATGAAGGGAGAGGTGACTGCCATAGATGAACATGGAGACTCCAGAAATGGTTTGGTGATGAAGGGAGAGGTGACTGCCATCGATGAATATGGAGACTCCAGAAATGGTTTGGTGATGAAGGGAGAGGTGACTGCCATCGATGAATATGGAGACTCCAGAAATGGTTTGGTGATGAAGGGAGAGGTGACTGCCATCGATGAATATGGAGACTCCAGAAATGGTTTGGTGATGAAGGGAGAGGTGACTGCCATCGATGAATATGGAGACTCCAGAAATGGTTTGGTGATGAAGGGAGAGGTGACTGCCATCGATGAATATGGAGACTCCAGAAATGGTTTGGTGATGAAGGGAGAGGTGACTGCCATCGATGAATATGGAGACTCCAGAAATGGTTTGGTGATGAAGGGAGAGGTGACTGCCATCGATGAATATGGAGACTCCAGAAATGGTTTGGTGATGAAGGGAGAGGTGACTGCCATCGATGAATATGGAGACTCCAGAAATGGTTTGGTGATGAAGGGAGAGGTGACTGCCATAGATGAATATGGAGACTCCAGAAATGGTTTGGTGATGAAGGGAGAGGTGACTGCCATCGATGAATATGGAGACTCCAGAAATGGTTTGGTGATGAAGGGAGAGGTGACTGCCATAGATGAATATGGAGACTCCAGAAATGGTTTGGTGATGAAGGGAGAGGTGACTGCCATAGATGAATATGGAGACTCCAGAAATGGTTTGGTGATGAAGGGAGAG GTGACTGCCATAGATGAACATGGAGACTCCAGAAATGGTTTGGTGATGAAGGGAGAG GTGACTGCCATAGATGAACATGGAGACTCCAGAAATGGTTTGGTGATGAAGGGAGAGGTGACTGCCATAGATGAATATGGAGACTCCAAAAATGGTTTGGTGATGAAGGGAGAGGTGACTGCCATAGATGAATATGAAGACTCCAAAAATGGTTTGGTGATGAAGTATATGAACCGTTTACGTTGCTCCCCAGCAATGGGGCATCAAGCATCACTTACTAACACAGGACTATTGGTGTTTTTCTATGTCGAAATTACTTTAAATGTATAA
- the LOC127932534 gene encoding uncharacterized protein LOC127932534 isoform X8 — translation MKGEVTAIDEYGDSRNGLVMKGEVTAIDEYGDSRNGLVMKGEVTAIDEYGDSRNGLVMKGEVTAIDEYGDSRNGLVMKGEVTAIDEYGDSRNGLVMKGEVTAIDEYGDSRNGLVMKGEVTAIDEYGDSRNGLVMKGEVTAIDEHGDSRNGLVMKGEVTAIDEYGDSRNGLVMKGEVTGIDEYGDSRNGLVMKGEVTAIDEYGDSRNGLVMKGEVTAIDEYGDSRNGLVMKGEVTAIDEYGDSRNGLVMKGEVTAIDEYGDSRNGLVMKGEVTAIDEHGDSRNGLVMKGEVTAIDEYGDSRNGLVMKGEVTAIDEHGDSRNGLVMKGEVTAIDEYGDSRNGLVMKGEVTAIDEYGDSRNGLVMKGEVTAIDEYGDSRNGLVMKGEVTAIDEYGDSRNGLVMKGEVTAIDEYGDSRNGLVMKGEVTAIDEYGDSRNGLVMKGEVTAIDEYGDSRNGLVMKGEVTAIDEYGDSRNGLVMKGEVTAIDEYGDSRNGLVMKGEVTAIDEYGDSRNGLVMKGEVTAIDEYGDSRNGLVMKGEVTAIDEYGDSRNGLVMKGEVTAIDEHGDSRNGLVMKGEVTAIDEHGDSRNGLVMKGEVTAIDEYGDSKNGLVMKGEVTAIDEYEDSKNGLVMKYMNRLRCSPAMGHQASLTNTGLLVFFYVEITLNV, via the exons ATGAAGGGAGAGGTGACTGCCATCGATGAATATGGAGACTCCAGAAATGGTTTGGTGATGAAGGGAGAGGTGACTGCCATCGATGAATATGGAGACTCCAGAAATGGTTTGGTGATGAAGGGAGAG GTGACTGCCATAGATGAATATGGAGACTCCAGAAATGGTTTGGTGATGAAGGGAGAG gtgaCTGCCATAGATGAATATGGAGACTCCAGAAATGGTTTGGTGATGAAGGGAGAGGTGACTGCCATAGATGAATATGGAGACTCCAGAAATGGTTTGGTGATGAAGGGAGAGGTGACTGCCATAGATGAATATGGAGACTCCAGAAATGGTTTGGTGATGAAGGGAGAGGTGACTGCCATAGATGAATATGGAGACTCCAGAAATGGTTTGGTGATGAAGGGAGAGGTGACTGCCATAGATGAACATGGAGACTCCAGAAATGGTTTG GTGATGAAGGGAGAGGTGACTGCCATAGATGAATATGGAGACTCCAGAAATGGTTTGGTGATGAAGGGAGAG GTGACTGGCATAGATGAATATGGAGACTCCAGAAATGGTTTGGTGATGAAGGGAGAG GTGACTGCCATAGATGAATATGGAGACTCCAGAAATGGTTTGGTGATGAAGGGAGAGGTGACTGCCATAGATGAATATGGAGACTCCAGAAATGGTTTGGTGATGAAGGGAGAGGTGACTGCCATCGATGAATATGGAGACTCCAGAAATGGTTTGGTGATGAAGGGAGAGGTGACTGCCATCGATGAATATGGAGACTCCAGAAATGGTTTGGTGATGAAGGGAGAGGTGACTGCCATAGATGAACATGGAGACTCCAGAAATGGTTTG GTGATGAAGGGAGAGGTGACTGCCATAGATGAATATGGAGACTCCAGAAATGGTTTGGTGATGAAGGGAGAGGTGACTGCCATAGATGAACATGGAGACTCCAGAAATGGTTTGGTGATGAAGGGAGAGGTGACTGCCATCGATGAATATGGAGACTCCAGAAATGGTTTGGTGATGAAGGGAGAGGTGACTGCCATCGATGAATATGGAGACTCCAGAAATGGTTTGGTGATGAAGGGAGAGGTGACTGCCATCGATGAATATGGAGACTCCAGAAATGGTTTGGTGATGAAGGGAGAGGTGACTGCCATCGATGAATATGGAGACTCCAGAAATGGTTTGGTGATGAAGGGAGAGGTGACTGCCATCGATGAATATGGAGACTCCAGAAATGGTTTGGTGATGAAGGGAGAGGTGACTGCCATCGATGAATATGGAGACTCCAGAAATGGTTTGGTGATGAAGGGAGAGGTGACTGCCATCGATGAATATGGAGACTCCAGAAATGGTTTGGTGATGAAGGGAGAGGTGACTGCCATCGATGAATATGGAGACTCCAGAAATGGTTTGGTGATGAAGGGAGAGGTGACTGCCATAGATGAATATGGAGACTCCAGAAATGGTTTGGTGATGAAGGGAGAGGTGACTGCCATCGATGAATATGGAGACTCCAGAAATGGTTTGGTGATGAAGGGAGAGGTGACTGCCATAGATGAATATGGAGACTCCAGAAATGGTTTGGTGATGAAGGGAGAGGTGACTGCCATAGATGAATATGGAGACTCCAGAAATGGTTTGGTGATGAAGGGAGAG GTGACTGCCATAGATGAACATGGAGACTCCAGAAATGGTTTGGTGATGAAGGGAGAG GTGACTGCCATAGATGAACATGGAGACTCCAGAAATGGTTTGGTGATGAAGGGAGAGGTGACTGCCATAGATGAATATGGAGACTCCAAAAATGGTTTGGTGATGAAGGGAGAGGTGACTGCCATAGATGAATATGAAGACTCCAAAAATGGTTTGGTGATGAAGTATATGAACCGTTTACGTTGCTCCCCAGCAATGGGGCATCAAGCATCACTTACTAACACAGGACTATTGGTGTTTTTCTATGTCGAAATTACTTTAAATGTATAA
- the LOC127932534 gene encoding uncharacterized protein LOC127932534 isoform X39: MKGEVTAIDEYGDSRNGLVMKGEVTAIDEHGDSRNGLVMKGEVTAIDEYGDSRNGLVMKGEVTGIDEYGDSRNGLVMKGEVTAIDEYGDSRNGLVMKGEVTAIDEYGDSRNGLVMKGEVTAIDEYGDSRNGLVMKGEVTAIDEYGDSRNGLVMKGEVTAIDEYGDSRNGLVMKGEVTAIDEHGDSRNGLVMKGEVTAIDEYGDSRNGLVMKGEVTAIDEHGDSRNGLVMKGEVTAIDEYGDSRNGLVMKGEVTAIDEYGDSRNGLVMKGEVTAIDEYGDSRNGLVMKGEVTAIDEYGDSRNGLVMKGEVTAIDEYGDSRNGLVMKGEVTAIDEYGDSRNGLVMKGEVTAIDEYGDSRNGLVMKGEVTAIDEYGDSRNGLVMKGEVTAIDEYGDSRNGLVMKGEVTAIDEYGDSRNGLVMKGEVTAIDEYGDSRNGLVMKGEVTAIDEYGDSRNGLVMKGEVTAIDEHGDSRNGLVMKGEVTAIDEHGDSRNGLVMKGEVTAIDEYGDSKNGLVMKGEVTAIDEYEDSKNGLVMKYMNRLRCSPAMGHQASLTNTGLLVFFYVEITLNV; the protein is encoded by the exons ATGAAGGGAGAGGTGACTGCCATCGATGAATATGGAGACTCCAGAAATGGTTTGGTGATGAAGGGAGAG GTGACTGCCATAGATGAACATGGAGACTCCAGAAATGGTTTG GTGATGAAGGGAGAGGTGACTGCCATAGATGAATATGGAGACTCCAGAAATGGTTTGGTGATGAAGGGAGAG GTGACTGGCATAGATGAATATGGAGACTCCAGAAATGGTTTGGTGATGAAGGGAGAGGTGACTGCCATAGATGAATATGGAGACTCCAGAAATGGTTTGGTGATGAAGGGAGAG GTGACTGCCATAGATGAATATGGAGACTCCAGAAATGGTTTGGTGATGAAGGGAGAGGTGACTGCCATAGATGAATATGGAGACTCCAGAAATGGTTTGGTGATGAAGGGAGAGGTGACTGCCATCGATGAATATGGAGACTCCAGAAATGGTTTGGTGATGAAGGGAGAGGTGACTGCCATCGATGAATATGGAGACTCCAGAAATGGTTTGGTGATGAAGGGAGAGGTGACTGCCATAGATGAACATGGAGACTCCAGAAATGGTTTG GTGATGAAGGGAGAGGTGACTGCCATAGATGAATATGGAGACTCCAGAAATGGTTTGGTGATGAAGGGAGAGGTGACTGCCATAGATGAACATGGAGACTCCAGAAATGGTTTGGTGATGAAGGGAGAGGTGACTGCCATCGATGAATATGGAGACTCCAGAAATGGTTTGGTGATGAAGGGAGAGGTGACTGCCATCGATGAATATGGAGACTCCAGAAATGGTTTGGTGATGAAGGGAGAGGTGACTGCCATCGATGAATATGGAGACTCCAGAAATGGTTTGGTGATGAAGGGAGAGGTGACTGCCATCGATGAATATGGAGACTCCAGAAATGGTTTGGTGATGAAGGGAGAGGTGACTGCCATCGATGAATATGGAGACTCCAGAAATGGTTTGGTGATGAAGGGAGAGGTGACTGCCATCGATGAATATGGAGACTCCAGAAATGGTTTGGTGATGAAGGGAGAGGTGACTGCCATCGATGAATATGGAGACTCCAGAAATGGTTTGGTGATGAAGGGAGAGGTGACTGCCATCGATGAATATGGAGACTCCAGAAATGGTTTGGTGATGAAGGGAGAGGTGACTGCCATAGATGAATATGGAGACTCCAGAAATGGTTTGGTGATGAAGGGAGAGGTGACTGCCATCGATGAATATGGAGACTCCAGAAATGGTTTGGTGATGAAGGGAGAGGTGACTGCCATAGATGAATATGGAGACTCCAGAAATGGTTTGGTGATGAAGGGAGAGGTGACTGCCATAGATGAATATGGAGACTCCAGAAATGGTTTGGTGATGAAGGGAGAG GTGACTGCCATAGATGAACATGGAGACTCCAGAAATGGTTTGGTGATGAAGGGAGAG GTGACTGCCATAGATGAACATGGAGACTCCAGAAATGGTTTGGTGATGAAGGGAGAGGTGACTGCCATAGATGAATATGGAGACTCCAAAAATGGTTTGGTGATGAAGGGAGAGGTGACTGCCATAGATGAATATGAAGACTCCAAAAATGGTTTGGTGATGAAGTATATGAACCGTTTACGTTGCTCCCCAGCAATGGGGCATCAAGCATCACTTACTAACACAGGACTATTGGTGTTTTTCTATGTCGAAATTACTTTAAATGTATAA
- the LOC127932534 gene encoding uncharacterized protein LOC127932534 isoform X36: protein MKGEVTAIDEYGDSRNGLVMKGEVTAIDEYGDSRNGLVMKGEVTAIDEYGDSRNGLVMKGEVTAIDEYGDSRNGLVMKGEVTVIDEYGDSRNGLVMKGEVTAIDEYGDSRNGLVMKGEVTAIDEYGDSRNGLVMKGEVTAIDEYGDSRNGLVMKGEVTAIDEYGDSRNGLVMKGEVTAIDEHGDSRNGLVMKGEVTAIDEYGDSRNGLVMKGEVTAIDEHGDSRNGLVMKGEVTAIDEYGDSRNGLVMKGEVTAIDEYGDSRNGLVMKGEVTAIDEYGDSRNGLVMKGEVTAIDEYGDSRNGLVMKGEVTAIDEYGDSRNGLVMKGEVTAIDEYGDSRNGLVMKGEVTAIDEYGDSRNGLVMKGEVTAIDEYGDSRNGLVMKGEVTAIDEYGDSRNGLVMKGEVTAIDEYGDSRNGLVMKGEVTAIDEYGDSRNGLVMKGEVTAIDEYGDSRNGLVMKGEVTAIDEHGDSRNGLVMKGEVTAIDEHGDSRNGLVMKGEVTAIDEYGDSKNGLVMKGEVTAIDEYEDSKNGLVMKYMNRLRCSPAMGHQASLTNTGLLVFFYVEITLNV, encoded by the exons ATGAAGGGAGAGGTGACTGCCATCGATGAATATGGAGACTCCAGAAATGGTTTGGTGATGAAGGGAGAGGTGACTGCCATCGATGAATATGGAGACTCCAGAAATGGTTTGGTGATGAAGGGAGAG GTGACTGCCATCGATGAATATGGAGACTCCAGAAATGGTTTGGTGATGAAGGGAGAGGTGACTGCCATCGATGAATATGGAGACTCCAGAAATGGTTTGGTGATGAAGGGAGAG GTGACTGTCATAGATGAATATGGAGACTCCAGAAATGGTTTGGTGATGAAGGGAGAGGTGACTGCCATAGATGAATATGGAGACTCCAGAAATGGTTTGGTGATGAAGGGAGAGGTGACTGCCATAGATGAATATGGAGACTCCAGAAATGGTTTGGTGATGAAGGGAGAGGTGACTGCCATCGATGAATATGGAGACTCCAGAAATGGTTTGGTGATGAAGGGAGAGGTGACTGCCATCGATGAATATGGAGACTCCAGAAATGGTTTGGTGATGAAGGGAGAGGTGACTGCCATAGATGAACATGGAGACTCCAGAAATGGTTTG GTGATGAAGGGAGAGGTGACTGCCATAGATGAATATGGAGACTCCAGAAATGGTTTGGTGATGAAGGGAGAGGTGACTGCCATAGATGAACATGGAGACTCCAGAAATGGTTTGGTGATGAAGGGAGAGGTGACTGCCATCGATGAATATGGAGACTCCAGAAATGGTTTGGTGATGAAGGGAGAGGTGACTGCCATCGATGAATATGGAGACTCCAGAAATGGTTTGGTGATGAAGGGAGAGGTGACTGCCATCGATGAATATGGAGACTCCAGAAATGGTTTGGTGATGAAGGGAGAGGTGACTGCCATCGATGAATATGGAGACTCCAGAAATGGTTTGGTGATGAAGGGAGAGGTGACTGCCATCGATGAATATGGAGACTCCAGAAATGGTTTGGTGATGAAGGGAGAGGTGACTGCCATCGATGAATATGGAGACTCCAGAAATGGTTTGGTGATGAAGGGAGAGGTGACTGCCATCGATGAATATGGAGACTCCAGAAATGGTTTGGTGATGAAGGGAGAGGTGACTGCCATCGATGAATATGGAGACTCCAGAAATGGTTTGGTGATGAAGGGAGAGGTGACTGCCATAGATGAATATGGAGACTCCAGAAATGGTTTGGTGATGAAGGGAGAGGTGACTGCCATCGATGAATATGGAGACTCCAGAAATGGTTTGGTGATGAAGGGAGAGGTGACTGCCATAGATGAATATGGAGACTCCAGAAATGGTTTGGTGATGAAGGGAGAGGTGACTGCCATAGATGAATATGGAGACTCCAGAAATGGTTTGGTGATGAAGGGAGAG GTGACTGCCATAGATGAACATGGAGACTCCAGAAATGGTTTGGTGATGAAGGGAGAG GTGACTGCCATAGATGAACATGGAGACTCCAGAAATGGTTTGGTGATGAAGGGAGAGGTGACTGCCATAGATGAATATGGAGACTCCAAAAATGGTTTGGTGATGAAGGGAGAGGTGACTGCCATAGATGAATATGAAGACTCCAAAAATGGTTTGGTGATGAAGTATATGAACCGTTTACGTTGCTCCCCAGCAATGGGGCATCAAGCATCACTTACTAACACAGGACTATTGGTGTTTTTCTATGTCGAAATTACTTTAAATGTATAA